One genomic region from Thalassomonas viridans encodes:
- a CDS encoding transposase, whose amino-acid sequence MSNKSKRPKYSVEFKQDAVKLVTEQGYTQQEAADSLGISLSAIGRWVRTEQGYRSPSSGKQTNTNLAERAELEKLRKEVAKLKMERDILKKAAVFFAKENE is encoded by the coding sequence ATGAGTAATAAATCTAAACGTCCAAAGTATTCAGTAGAGTTTAAGCAAGATGCTGTAAAGCTGGTAACCGAGCAAGGTTATACTCAGCAAGAAGCAGCTGATAGTTTAGGAATTTCACTTAGTGCTATCGGTCGCTGGGTTCGTACAGAGCAAGGCTATCGTTCACCAAGTTCAGGTAAACAAACCAACACTAACTTAGCTGAACGAGCTGAATTAGAAAAGCTACGAAAAGAAGTCGCTAAATTGAAAATGGAGCGAGATATTTTAAAAAAGGCCGCAGTCTTCTTTGCGAAGGAAAACGAATAA
- a CDS encoding IS3 family transposase, with protein sequence MRENKKTWPVLQMCRVMEVSSSAFYDWCNRPIAPDNRQNSLDEDARKLFTEHRQTLGSRRMVKELIKLGHQVGRFKVRRMMARLGLIARYPKKFKVTTDSEHNYGIAPNILARQFDVNQPNQVWTTDITYVWTLQGWMYLAAVMDLSNRQIVGWAIDEHMRTELCVKALQMAYWRRKPGKGLIHHSDRGSQYASDKYRKHLRTMGMQASMSGKGDCWDNAPTERFFRSLKYEQLNYQSFRTKSEAKLSILDYLAYYNSKRPHSKLGYVSPMEYERIKLADVA encoded by the coding sequence ATTCGTGAGAATAAGAAGACTTGGCCAGTTCTTCAAATGTGCAGAGTAATGGAAGTTAGCTCCAGTGCTTTTTATGATTGGTGTAATAGACCTATAGCGCCCGATAATCGGCAAAATAGTTTAGATGAAGATGCCCGTAAACTTTTCACAGAGCACAGGCAAACACTCGGCTCTAGACGTATGGTGAAGGAATTAATTAAGCTTGGCCATCAAGTAGGACGATTTAAGGTTCGTCGTATGATGGCAAGATTAGGTTTGATAGCTCGTTACCCCAAAAAATTTAAGGTAACAACTGACAGCGAGCATAACTATGGTATAGCGCCCAACATACTCGCTCGGCAGTTTGATGTTAATCAGCCTAATCAGGTTTGGACAACAGACATCACATACGTTTGGACCCTGCAAGGTTGGATGTATCTGGCGGCCGTAATGGATCTTTCTAACCGCCAAATCGTTGGTTGGGCAATTGATGAACACATGCGTACTGAACTGTGTGTCAAAGCCTTACAAATGGCCTATTGGCGTAGAAAACCCGGTAAAGGGCTTATCCATCACTCAGATCGTGGAAGCCAATATGCTAGCGATAAATACCGCAAGCATCTAAGAACGATGGGGATGCAAGCTAGCATGAGCGGTAAAGGGGATTGCTGGGACAACGCACCAACAGAGCGTTTTTTCAGAAGTTTAAAATATGAGCAGTTAAATTATCAAAGCTTTCGAACTAAGTCAGAAGCCAAGCTCAGCATTTTAGATTATTTGGCGTATTACAACAGCAAACGGCCTCATTCAAAACTGGGTTATGTTTCGCCAATGGAATACGAACGAATAAAATTAGCCGATGTAGCTTAA
- a CDS encoding IS3 family transposase (programmed frameshift): MPKYSAERKEAILRKVLPPLSRSVREVALEQDIHYQTIYAWMKEVREKGFTVPDKPTPPAQWSDAEKFSVVVETASFSEAELSQYCREKGLYVEQVHTWKAECMQGFKNSKTQQQEARKQAQADKKAIKQLKRELRQKEKALAETAALLVLPKKAQCALGRRRGALTPLSERKKLVGFIDEAYQQGARREMACLEVGISLRTYRRWTPAGRLQEDKRPTAIRPAPPNKLTEQEREQIIEVCNSPKYASLPPSQIVPALLDEGRYIASVSTYYRVLKQANQLHHRGRSRAPGKVNKPTTYTAENPNEVWSWDITYCASTVRGQYFYLYMIVDIYSRKIVGYEVHEQECGQKAAELLQRTCWREHTVKSLLVLHSDNGAPMKSVTMKAKMEELGVTPSYNRPRVSNDNPFSESTFRTLKYRPDWPSHGFKNLDEARSWVQTFVGWYNEEHKHSRIKFVTPSQRHQGLDGTILADRRKVLEAARTKRPQRWSGEIQNLDQVGAVTLNPEREVKEAA, translated from the exons ATGCCCAAATATTCAGCAGAAAGAAAAGAAGCTATTCTCCGTAAGGTCCTCCCGCCACTAAGTCGGTCAGTGAGAGAGGTCGCCCTGGAGCAAGACATCCATTATCAAACCATATATGCTTGGATGAAAGAAGTCAGAGAAAAAGGTTTTACAGTGCCAGATAAGCCTACACCACCTGCTCAGTGGTCAGATGCCGAGAAGTTTTCAGTAGTCGTTGAAACGGCTTCATTCTCTGAAGCTGAGTTAAGTCAATACTGTCGGGAAAAAGGCTTATATGTCGAACAGGTTCACACCTGGAAAGCTGAGTGTATGCAGGGGTTTAAAAACAGCAAAACCCAGCAGCAAGAAGCGCGCAAGCAGGCTCAGGCGGATAAAAAAGCCATTAAACAACTCAAGCGTGAACTCAGACAAAAAGAAAAGGCGCTTGCCGAGACTGCCGCGCTGCTTGTTTTGC CGAAAAAAGCTCAATGCGCTTTGGGAAGAAGACGAGGAGCATTAACCCCTTTATCAGAGCGCAAAAAGCTGGTGGGGTTCATTGATGAAGCTTACCAGCAAGGTGCCCGCCGGGAGATGGCGTGCCTTGAGGTGGGCATAAGTTTACGTACTTATCGCCGCTGGACCCCGGCGGGTCGATTACAGGAAGATAAGCGCCCGACAGCGATAAGGCCGGCACCACCAAATAAATTAACCGAGCAAGAGCGGGAGCAAATTATTGAAGTCTGCAATAGCCCTAAATATGCCAGCCTACCGCCGTCTCAGATAGTACCGGCATTGTTGGATGAAGGGCGTTATATTGCCTCGGTATCCACTTATTACCGGGTATTAAAACAGGCTAACCAGTTGCACCATAGAGGAAGAAGCCGGGCACCAGGCAAGGTAAATAAACCAACGACTTATACCGCAGAAAATCCGAATGAGGTGTGGTCTTGGGATATAACCTATTGTGCTTCAACAGTCAGAGGACAATATTTTTACTTATACATGATTGTAGATATTTACAGCCGGAAAATCGTCGGCTATGAAGTGCATGAGCAAGAGTGTGGACAGAAGGCTGCCGAATTGCTTCAGCGCACCTGTTGGCGAGAGCATACCGTAAAAAGTCTGCTGGTACTACATTCTGATAACGGAGCGCCGATGAAATCAGTGACGATGAAAGCCAAAATGGAAGAGCTGGGTGTTACCCCTTCGTATAACCGGCCAAGGGTAAGTAACGACAACCCGTTTTCAGAGTCAACCTTCCGTACCCTGAAATACCGCCCTGACTGGCCTTCACATGGTTTTAAAAATCTCGACGAGGCACGCAGCTGGGTACAGACGTTTGTTGGCTGGTATAACGAAGAACATAAGCATAGCCGGATTAAGTTTGTAACGCCTTCACAACGTCATCAGGGATTGGATGGGACGATCCTAGCGGATCGACGAAAAGTACTGGAAGCAGCGAGAACCAAAAGACCTCAACGTTGGTCAGGAGAGATACAAAATCTAGATCAGGTTGGAGCAGTAACCTTGAATCCCGAACGGGAAGTCAAGGAAGCAGCATAA
- a CDS encoding helix-turn-helix domain-containing protein: MELKKHTIQFNINDIKQLLALNNTDSGLLSLTELAPHKSNWFNGRYDLYLYKHFACVGLRDLFLKETFTTNAILEKTISFEFIFQGGSDMTLGKQSLVNNDMPRLCMASHNRKSNQARHHKNGESYTGVGIWLSPVALSELFFITPADYPDLVVQMLEASINHSLIYPLTANMRSIIDELLNNDFTGQLKNNYIEAKITELLCHTLSAIKAPELAFNQDNSLSIAKANAMKKLLSILDADLHNTPCLGTLATRVGMSKGQLTQTFKSSYGMNISEYLTQKRMFKAQALIKQGKLSILQVALEVGYQNQSSFGRAFKKFFGYTPLKNQAY, encoded by the coding sequence TTGGAATTAAAAAAACACACGATCCAATTTAATATTAATGATATTAAACAGCTGCTTGCCCTGAACAATACTGACTCAGGTTTATTGTCGCTAACCGAGTTGGCCCCTCATAAAAGTAACTGGTTTAATGGCCGTTATGATCTTTATCTTTATAAACACTTTGCCTGTGTTGGCCTTAGGGATCTGTTTCTCAAAGAAACATTTACCACAAACGCAATCCTGGAAAAGACAATTTCATTCGAGTTTATATTTCAGGGGGGCTCTGATATGACCCTAGGCAAACAAAGCCTTGTTAATAATGATATGCCCAGATTATGTATGGCTTCTCATAACAGAAAAAGCAACCAGGCGAGACATCATAAAAATGGCGAGAGCTATACAGGGGTAGGCATCTGGCTTAGTCCGGTGGCTTTAAGTGAACTTTTTTTCATAACGCCGGCTGATTATCCCGATTTAGTAGTGCAAATGTTAGAGGCTTCCATCAACCACAGTTTAATATATCCGCTCACGGCTAACATGCGCAGTATTATTGATGAACTGCTAAACAATGATTTTACTGGACAACTAAAAAACAATTACATCGAAGCAAAAATTACAGAATTACTCTGTCACACACTATCCGCGATTAAAGCACCTGAACTCGCCTTTAATCAGGACAACAGTCTATCTATAGCAAAAGCTAATGCCATGAAAAAACTTCTTTCGATATTGGATGCCGATCTTCACAATACTCCATGCCTGGGTACTTTAGCCACCCGGGTAGGCATGAGTAAGGGGCAGCTTACCCAAACTTTTAAATCCAGTTATGGCATGAACATTTCCGAATATCTCACCCAAAAAAGAATGTTTAAAGCGCAAGCACTTATCAAGCAAGGAAAGCTCTCTATTTTACAAGTCGCTTTAGAGGTCGGTTATCAAAACCAATCCAGTTTTGGCCGGGCATTTAAAAAATTTTTTGGCTACACACCCCTGAAAAATCAAGCATATTGA
- a CDS encoding IS1634 family transposase: protein MNLKIKRLDHHGIVAGVIDDLKLVELIDRHLPQDDKQEITPGEAIKGMILNGLGFSNRPLSLTPQFFTNLPMEHLFRPGVEASHFNRHKLGRTLDQCSEFGCESLFSRLSFQACQIEQVDTQFHSLDSTSYSLSGEYKVDDEQAEEIPIQIKHGYSKDHRPDLKQVVQEMIVSQDGGVPLASKNWDGNASDNKIFRERVNALIDSFKASETPKFCVADSKLYHKENAEFLAQIRFITLIPSTIKLERESTLGALTKNDWTSIDENYKYTPLNVEHMGIKQRWLIVYSKAANERAQKSIAGLMTKEQKALEKALFHLQAQRFACETDAHRALEALNKKQKYYHLSVADCIAHKQYEGKGRPKKDAPVQSIQWQLIGKAEEDKMAKLNYVEQKSCFVLASNATEAELDNESLFQRYKAQSHVERGFRFLKDPLFFVSSLFIKKPSRIDALLMIMTLSLLVYTVGQRRLRANMAKAGITIPNQINQPIVNPTLRWVFQCFEGINLVQLNVGYQYEQVHVDGMNDVRSSVIRQLAGSACRHYKIENSCTGV from the coding sequence ATGAATCTGAAAATCAAACGGTTAGACCACCATGGTATTGTTGCGGGCGTGATTGATGACTTGAAGTTGGTTGAATTAATCGACCGACATCTGCCACAAGATGATAAACAGGAAATTACCCCGGGCGAAGCGATCAAGGGTATGATCCTGAATGGGCTGGGGTTTTCTAACCGACCTTTAAGCCTGACTCCTCAGTTTTTTACCAATCTTCCTATGGAACACTTGTTTCGCCCCGGTGTTGAAGCAAGCCATTTCAATCGCCACAAACTGGGACGGACACTAGACCAATGCAGCGAATTTGGTTGCGAGAGCCTGTTTTCACGCTTGTCCTTCCAGGCATGTCAAATTGAGCAAGTTGACACCCAATTCCACTCTCTGGACAGCACCAGTTACTCGTTAAGTGGCGAATATAAGGTTGATGACGAACAAGCGGAAGAAATCCCCATTCAAATCAAGCACGGTTACAGCAAAGATCACCGTCCCGACTTGAAGCAAGTGGTGCAGGAAATGATTGTCAGTCAGGATGGTGGTGTGCCGCTGGCCAGTAAAAACTGGGATGGCAATGCGTCAGACAACAAGATATTTAGGGAGCGTGTCAATGCACTGATTGATTCCTTTAAAGCAAGTGAAACGCCCAAGTTTTGTGTTGCCGACAGCAAGCTGTATCACAAGGAGAATGCCGAATTTTTGGCGCAAATCCGTTTCATCACCCTGATACCGTCAACCATCAAGCTGGAGAGAGAGTCAACACTCGGTGCATTGACGAAGAATGACTGGACCAGCATCGACGAAAACTATAAGTACACCCCGCTGAATGTGGAGCATATGGGCATTAAACAACGCTGGCTGATTGTTTATTCCAAAGCCGCGAACGAGCGAGCCCAAAAAAGCATTGCAGGTTTGATGACCAAAGAGCAAAAAGCACTGGAGAAAGCCCTGTTTCATTTGCAAGCGCAACGATTCGCCTGTGAAACCGACGCGCACCGGGCGCTGGAAGCTTTGAATAAAAAGCAAAAATATTATCACTTGAGCGTAGCTGACTGCATTGCCCACAAGCAATATGAAGGAAAAGGCCGACCGAAAAAAGATGCGCCGGTTCAATCTATTCAATGGCAACTCATTGGAAAGGCAGAAGAAGATAAAATGGCGAAACTGAATTACGTTGAGCAGAAATCTTGCTTTGTTCTAGCCAGTAATGCGACTGAAGCAGAGTTGGATAATGAATCCCTTTTTCAGCGTTACAAGGCACAATCCCATGTAGAGCGAGGATTTCGTTTCTTGAAAGATCCGTTGTTTTTTGTCTCTTCCTTGTTTATCAAGAAGCCCAGCCGAATTGATGCGCTGCTGATGATAATGACGCTGTCATTACTGGTCTATACCGTAGGTCAAAGGCGGCTACGGGCAAACATGGCTAAGGCTGGTATCACTATCCCAAACCAAATCAACCAACCTATCGTTAACCCAACGCTACGCTGGGTGTTTCAGTGCTTCGAAGGCATTAACCTGGTGCAGTTAAATGTGGGCTATCAGTATGAGCAAGTCCATGTTGACGGTATGAATGACGTTAGGAGCTCCGTCATAAGACAATTGGCTGGCTCAGCATGCCGTCATTACAAAATTGAAAATTCTTGTACTGGGGTCTGA
- a CDS encoding LysR family transcriptional regulator codes for MFIKSEHKRLPYQMMIFDEVAKTGSFTKAAEALGHTKSAVSQYISQLEADLGVRLLNRSTRRLNLTSAGQQLARRSEQLVSMLSVSVEEVVSQVAAPQGRLAITAPLAFDTGLVTPLIAELLREYPKLEPELTFTDERLDLLTHKLDLAISVGMQKDSSYHAILLGHISSILVASPEFIARHGTISPETLPQLPLITLPWQQGKTKVEKKNNSLALTSTAVVKINTSLGAMSAAINGLGVALVPKILVNQAISDGRLQQVLPDYNGEHRQVYALHSYQQQLPLVIRLLVERLKLRFALPL; via the coding sequence ATGTTCATAAAATCTGAACACAAACGCTTACCCTACCAGATGATGATTTTCGATGAGGTGGCAAAAACCGGTTCTTTCACTAAAGCCGCCGAGGCACTGGGCCATACCAAGTCGGCGGTCAGCCAATATATCAGCCAGCTGGAAGCCGACTTGGGGGTAAGGTTGCTGAACCGCAGCACCCGGCGCCTGAACCTGACCTCAGCAGGCCAGCAACTGGCCAGGCGCAGCGAACAGCTGGTTTCCATGCTTAGCGTTAGTGTCGAAGAAGTTGTTTCCCAGGTGGCTGCGCCGCAGGGCCGCCTGGCAATAACCGCCCCGTTGGCTTTTGACACCGGCCTGGTTACTCCCCTGATTGCCGAGTTGCTGCGGGAGTACCCTAAACTGGAGCCCGAGCTGACCTTTACCGATGAACGCCTGGATCTGCTGACCCATAAACTGGATCTGGCCATTTCCGTTGGTATGCAGAAAGACAGCAGTTATCACGCCATTTTATTGGGGCATATCAGCAGTATCCTGGTGGCCTCGCCGGAATTCATCGCCCGCCATGGCACTATCAGCCCGGAAACACTGCCGCAGTTGCCTTTGATCACTTTGCCCTGGCAGCAAGGCAAGACTAAGGTAGAAAAGAAAAATAACAGCCTGGCATTAACTTCCACAGCGGTAGTAAAAATCAACACCTCCCTGGGGGCGATGAGTGCGGCAATCAATGGCCTGGGAGTGGCGTTGGTGCCTAAGATCCTGGTGAATCAGGCAATTAGCGATGGCCGCCTGCAGCAGGTATTGCCTGATTATAACGGTGAACACCGCCAGGTTTATGCGCTGCACTCCTACCAGCAGCAGTTGCCCTTAGTGATCCGTTTACTGGTCGAACGGTTAAAGCTGCGTTTCGCCTTGCCTCTCTAA
- a CDS encoding alpha/beta hydrolase, whose translation MSEFWHAFSREKNDQQYNPTLWTKRLPAEELLPAHIAYTQEKSTLYRAKGVDSLAFGEGEFSGSIDIFRSAAVPANAPVVVYIHGGWWQWFSKEQFSYLAEPFNNRGFAVYMPGYCMAPDWHNDAPMESIVKQMQYALAAILNQAEEHAAPAVYLVGHSAGGQLVTMLQHTNWQQFDVSETAAKKLKGIFSLAGLYDIRPLVDSFVNDDIKMSLASAASVSPQLLPLAEQECPVHLLLPEFDTPEFFRQTKEYQQKLLAEGHSCYLKLAENRDHLDVIEKLVESEDEIMNYLLSHMQD comes from the coding sequence ATGAGCGAATTCTGGCACGCCTTTTCAAGAGAAAAAAATGATCAGCAATACAACCCGACTTTATGGACAAAACGCCTGCCGGCAGAGGAACTTTTACCGGCCCATATCGCCTACACCCAGGAAAAAAGCACCTTATACCGGGCCAAAGGCGTTGACAGCCTGGCATTCGGTGAAGGCGAGTTCTCCGGCAGCATAGATATATTCCGGTCTGCCGCAGTACCGGCAAACGCTCCGGTTGTGGTGTATATTCACGGCGGCTGGTGGCAATGGTTCAGCAAAGAGCAGTTTTCTTACTTGGCCGAGCCCTTTAATAACCGGGGATTTGCGGTTTATATGCCCGGCTATTGTATGGCCCCTGACTGGCACAATGATGCCCCGATGGAATCTATCGTCAAGCAAATGCAATATGCGCTGGCCGCCATACTTAACCAGGCCGAAGAGCATGCTGCACCGGCGGTTTACCTGGTTGGCCATTCGGCAGGCGGTCAGTTGGTGACTATGCTGCAGCATACCAATTGGCAGCAGTTTGATGTTTCCGAAACGGCGGCGAAAAAACTTAAGGGTATTTTTTCCCTGGCCGGGCTGTATGATATCCGCCCGCTGGTGGACAGTTTTGTCAATGATGACATTAAAATGTCGCTGGCTTCGGCGGCATCGGTAAGCCCGCAATTACTGCCCCTGGCAGAGCAAGAATGCCCGGTACACCTGCTGTTACCTGAATTCGATACCCCTGAGTTTTTCCGGCAAACCAAGGAATATCAGCAAAAACTCCTGGCGGAAGGACACAGCTGTTATCTTAAACTGGCCGAGAACAGGGATCACCTTGATGTTATCGAGAAACTGGTGGAAAGTGAGGATGAGATCATGAATTATCTGTTAAGCCATATGCAGGACTAA
- a CDS encoding substrate-binding periplasmic protein, giving the protein MKLFSILLLIGISLKIPAVTHAAERIEVVTESWEPYSYLLPDGSVGGTSTEKVRRILDKAGLEYDISIYHWARAYRTALSKKNVLIYSIYRTKERESKFQWLCPFLPTRQIHAYALAERGDINIGKLADLKQYLIGMARDEYVYQYLIEHGFEEHKHLDINTTYNTGLHKLVSKRIDLIIGTREAIHIRLKALGYGNTQLTAVYEIDTAVVTGNCMAFSLTTSPEVVEKVRQALSDINRLIEK; this is encoded by the coding sequence ATGAAACTGTTCAGCATTTTATTGCTAATAGGAATATCGCTGAAAATACCAGCCGTTACGCATGCCGCAGAAAGGATTGAAGTCGTTACCGAAAGCTGGGAGCCATACAGCTATCTCTTGCCCGATGGCAGTGTCGGCGGTACCTCGACAGAAAAAGTACGCCGCATTCTGGATAAAGCGGGATTGGAATACGACATTAGCATTTACCACTGGGCACGGGCTTATAGAACGGCGCTAAGTAAAAAAAACGTCCTGATATATTCCATCTACAGGACTAAAGAGCGCGAGTCAAAATTCCAATGGCTGTGTCCATTTTTGCCGACCCGGCAAATACATGCGTATGCCCTAGCGGAGCGCGGTGACATCAATATAGGTAAACTGGCCGACCTTAAGCAATACCTGATCGGCATGGCCCGGGATGAATATGTCTATCAATATTTGATTGAACACGGCTTTGAAGAGCACAAGCACCTGGATATCAACACAACTTACAACACCGGCCTGCATAAGCTGGTAAGCAAGAGAATAGACCTTATTATCGGCACCAGGGAAGCGATACATATCAGGTTAAAAGCCTTAGGTTATGGCAATACCCAGTTAACCGCGGTGTATGAAATCGATACCGCTGTCGTCACCGGTAATTGTATGGCGTTCAGTTTAACTACATCGCCAGAGGTGGTTGAAAAAGTCAGGCAGGCCCTGTCAGACATCAACCGGCTTATTGAAAAATAA
- a CDS encoding substrate-binding periplasmic protein — MKITGILLLTGILLKIPVVTLAAEMIEVVTESWEPYSYLLPDGSVGGMATDKVRRILDKTGFEYSIRLYPWARAYRTALNKKNVLIYSIYRTKEREAKFQWLCPFLPTEPIYAHALSSRDDINVSTLGDMKKYLIGIAREEYVYQYLVEQGFKDRLHLDTTPTYDISLLKLVNNRVDLIIGTGHSIEKRLNTLGYGNIRLRAVYEINTRVVAGNCMAFSLTTPLAVVDKVRLALADINRLSANQPAAK; from the coding sequence ATGAAAATAACCGGCATTTTATTACTGACAGGAATATTGCTGAAAATACCGGTTGTGACGCTTGCTGCAGAAATGATTGAAGTGGTTACCGAAAGCTGGGAGCCATATAGTTATCTTTTGCCCGACGGTAGTGTCGGCGGCATGGCGACAGATAAGGTCCGTCGGATCCTGGACAAAACCGGGTTTGAATACAGCATCAGGCTTTATCCCTGGGCGAGGGCCTACAGGACTGCGCTTAATAAAAAAAATGTCCTGATATATTCCATCTACAGAACCAAAGAGCGGGAAGCTAAGTTCCAATGGTTATGCCCCTTTCTACCGACTGAGCCTATATATGCGCATGCGTTGTCCTCCCGTGACGACATTAATGTCAGCACACTGGGTGACATGAAAAAATACCTTATCGGCATTGCCAGGGAGGAATATGTCTATCAATACCTGGTCGAGCAAGGATTCAAGGATCGCCTGCACCTGGACACCACCCCCACCTATGACATCAGCCTGCTAAAACTGGTTAACAACAGGGTAGATCTCATCATAGGCACCGGCCATTCCATAGAAAAAAGATTAAATACCTTGGGATATGGCAATATCCGGTTAAGGGCGGTTTATGAAATAAATACCCGGGTTGTCGCCGGTAACTGCATGGCTTTTAGCTTAACGACGCCGCTGGCTGTGGTCGACAAAGTCAGGCTGGCCCTGGCAGATATTAATCGGCTGAGCGCGAATCAGCCGGCTGCCAAATAA
- the cheD gene encoding chemoreceptor glutamine deamidase CheD translates to MRPVSWNLEKNREVEHCLRQCLPEFSHVNHYWDKGRKIVVAKILPGEFYFTHQNITIATTLGSCISACIWDPMLGIGGMNHFMLPLTDKDAGQVNWSQRGKESDATRYGNFAMEHLINIILKNGGRKKNLVAKLFGGGNMLKKMSDVGMKNLHFALRYLATEKIRIEKADVGLDCPRKVLFEPATGRAFVKRLENLSNDTIAQRERDYRHQIDNEHATEGSVELF, encoded by the coding sequence ATGAGACCTGTATCATGGAACCTGGAGAAAAACAGAGAAGTTGAACATTGTCTGCGGCAATGTTTACCCGAATTTTCTCATGTCAACCATTACTGGGATAAAGGCCGGAAAATCGTTGTTGCCAAAATCTTACCGGGTGAGTTTTATTTTACCCATCAGAACATTACCATAGCCACGACCCTGGGCTCCTGCATTTCAGCCTGCATCTGGGATCCTATGCTGGGGATTGGCGGCATGAACCATTTTATGTTGCCCCTGACGGATAAAGATGCCGGCCAGGTAAACTGGAGCCAGCGGGGTAAGGAAAGTGATGCCACCCGTTACGGGAATTTTGCCATGGAGCACCTTATCAACATCATATTAAAGAATGGCGGCCGTAAAAAGAATCTCGTCGCCAAGCTGTTTGGCGGCGGCAATATGCTAAAGAAAATGTCGGATGTCGGAATGAAAAACCTGCATTTTGCCCTTCGTTACCTGGCAACGGAAAAGATCCGGATTGAAAAAGCCGATGTCGGCCTGGATTGTCCCAGAAAAGTCCTGTTTGAGCCGGCAACCGGCAGGGCGTTTGTTAAAAGGCTGGAAAACCTCTCTAACGATACTATAGCGCAGCGTGAAAGGGATTACCGTCACCAGATAGATAATGAACATGCCACAGAGGGATCGGTTGAACTATTCTAA